In Methylocystis sp. ATCC 49242, the genomic stretch ATGCCAAGCGCTGGAGCGCTCACAACCCAGTTTGCCGCTCGGTCCCGGCCATCCGCGCACGATCACGCATGACTACAGACGCCACGGCACAACGACGCTGTTCGCGGCGCTCGATTATCTGCAGGGCAAGCTGATTACGCGCACAGAGCAACGCCACACGCATGTCGAGTGGTTGCGCTTTCTCAAGCAGATAGACCGGGAGACGCCCAAGAGCTTTGAATTGCACCTGATCGCTGACAACTACGCGACCCACAAGCATCCTAAGGTGAAGGCATGGCTCGCAAAGCGTCCGCGCTTCAATATGCACTTCACGCCGACATCATCATCGTGGCTCAATTTGATCGAACGGTTCTTCGCTGATCTGACCGAGGATGTCATCCGATCGGGCAGCTTTGCCTCGGTAAAGGAGCTGGTTGACGACATTAACCCCTATCTCGCGGAACGCAACGCCAATCCCCAGCCCTATAAATGGACCGCAAAAGGCGAGGCCATCCTCGAAAAAATCAGCCGCGCCCGCAAGGCTCTCGAGAAAGCAGAAGCGGATGAGTTATTGGTCGCCAATTGAGAGTCAGGACACTCTCATGATTGCTGACAAGGGCCTTTGGCATAAGACTTGGCCCGCCGATTCCGATCGACGGCAGAGGTATTTGTACGACAGATATGCGGTGCAGGAGGCGGGACTTAAACGTCGGTCAACAATCTCTCATCCGCGGGTCGAACCGCATGACCTTGCTTCGTTTGGGGCTGCCTCTGTCTAGATAGCGAGCGTCAAAAAGCTCATAGTGTACACGAGGGCTCCCCGGCATTGTCCCGCCCCCAGCGCCGCATATCGCGCCGAGGCTGTTATCGTGTTCGCGGCCTCCTCTACTGACTGTCGTCAAGGAATGGTCAAGCCGGCTTTGGCGCGGATTGAATCGTGCAGGCGATCGACCAGATGAAGCCCACCATCTCGCGTGCGATGGCGACATTGACGACATTGGCGGTCTTGCCACGCGCGGTCAGCCGACGATATCGAGCGCAGAGCCGAACCTGCGCTTTCCATCCGATGTCGCGAACGACTTTTGGCAACGCCTCGATGCGATCGACCTTGTGACGGCCGATGCGCGGTTTCATTCGGTAAGCCCAGGCGCCTTCAACCAGCGCACGCCGGGCGTGGGCGTTACCGGTCTTGGTAATGCCGCCGCGTCGGACGGTCTCACCACTCGATCGCTCGCCCGGAACTAGGCCAAAATAGGCCATGAGCTCGCGCGGGTTCGAGAAGCGTGTGAAGTCGCCGACTTCCGCGACCAGCACCACGGCATTGATCAGCGCTATACCCCGCATCGCCTGCAAGGCGTCAACGACCGCGCGCAGATTCCATTCCGGGAGAAGGCTGAGGATTTGTTCCTCGACCCGCTGCAGGCGCCGTTCCGCATCCGTGACGGCATCGACATAGTCCTGAAACGCGATCTGCTGGGCGGGATGTTCGAAGGCCAACGTCGATAGCCATCGCCGGTAAGCCATGCGCCATGCCGTCCCACGCCCGTGCTTGCGACCGTGACGCAGCAGAAAACCTTGAAGATGCTGACGCGCACGCGTCACGATATGCCGGACGACACTGCGCAGACGGATCAAGTCGCGCATGGCTTCGTGATCGGTGTCAGGCACCCAGACGGGCGTCAACTCTCCGGCTCGATGAAGTCGGGCGAGCATGGTGGCGTCGCGACGATCTGCCTTCACCCGATCGCCAGACTTCACTGGAATCAGCGACGGCGCCACCACGTCGCAGCGATGACCGAGGCTGGTGAGTTGGCGATGAACACCATAACCGCACGGTCCAGCCTCATAACAAAAAATCAGCGGCTTGCCGGGAAGACCGAGACGGCTGCACAACTTGCTAATTGCGTGGGGATCATTGGCAATCTCGCCAAGGTATTCCACTGCCCCAGTGCGGCCGCTCTCCGCCACCGCAATCGAGAGCCGTTCTTTGTGAATATCCAAGCCAACAAATCGGGTATGTTCCATTCGGCCCGTCTCCTATGCATGAGGCTCTGTGCCGGCCAGCCGGCCCAACCCTCGTACCGTTGCATATCGGATGACGGGCCACCCTCAGGCCCAGCAATCATAGGGTCTAGTTGCGCCTTGCGTGTTTACCACTTTGTAGGGTTTTCTCCCAATCAGATATGTTTATTTCCAGCAGCTTTTCGGGCCCGCCGGAGGGAACAGCCCCCTTTGCCAACACGACATAGGGAACGGTGGCCATCGCATAACCAACAGAGCCCTCGAGAACGGATTCATTCGTGACCCCGACGAAAATTTTGCTGTATCTGACGCTTTGATTCTTTCCAACGCGTATCACGCTTTTAGCTAGATTCTCGCGCACCAGATGAAAGTACTGTTCCTCTGTTTCGTCGATGGTGTTAGCTTTAAATTCACCGCACAGTTCTATGATCACGTTTGCATTGATTTTACGATCCTCGGCGATGGCGATAGCGAGGCCACACCAAACATTTGTCGGCCCGAGGGCGGTGATTTCCTTATGGGCAGCGACGACATGAGCCCCAGGAAGCAATGGAAATCTCGGGCGGTCCCGTGTCCCAAAGAGACGGGAGCCTGCGTCCAACAGCGGATCGAGAGAATAAACGGGAATTATGCTGTTATCCGATACCGTCACCTCAAATAGCTTGCCTGGCCCGCCCTTGGCAATGTCGGCTGCCTTTGCAATGTCGAAGCCCCAAATCGCACCATTAGTTCCGCTAAAAGAGGAGGCGACTATTAGGTTGATTTGCCCTATATACGCGCCGGACGCTTCGGCGCGGTCAAAAGCGACTGTTCCATCCAAGCCTTCCCCCTTTTGACCTGGTATGACTAATTCTCTTGACGCTTGTCCCGCGTGGAGTGTGACAACAGAGACATAGCCTAGGCCACTGGCGCCCGGATTACCGTATCCGTCGCAATGAATAGAAAAGGGCCCTACTGCACCTTTAACAATTTTACTCAGAGACAGAGCCGACGACGATGTTTCACGGAAGGTCTTTGTACCTTTGCTATCATTTCGGGCTTCCGCAAGCTCGCAAAAGATTGTCATCGCATAAAAAATTGAGAAAATCGTTCTGAGGGCCGGTTTCGTTTGAATTTTCCAGCGCTGCAAAATGCCAGCGCACCACCTCGCTAAATGCGTGCTGTTGCATCTCATTCGGAATGCTCCACCGATTCGGAGTTCGCGAAAGCTTATTGCTCTTCGCGAAGCATGTGGATAGGACTTCTATTCCTCATCTGTTCGATCAACGCAGGACAATGATTGACGCCGATGAGGCGCGCGAGTTTGTCAGGAGTGATGGAGTTGATTGACTACATGGTGGGCGTCTACTCGGCGCACGTCAAGTCGCCCGCTGCGGCCGAATATGACGTCGCCTTTCTGCTCGGCGCGCCGGCGGTCAATGAATGTTTCCATCTCAAAGCGGCGCCCAATCCGTCACGCGCGCGTTCGATCCAAACAGCCGTTATCGATTATCTCGATGCGCCAAATCGCGCCGCGGCTCGCGAGACCATTCGCTGGCGTTTTCGGCTCGACGACCCGCAAAGCGGTCGATGCGCCAGCGAAATCATGGCGACATGCTCGCTGTCGACACGACCTGCGGTGAACAAGCCTTCGCTGAGCCCGATGCGGTCGACGATCCACGATTTCCAGCTGCTCAAGAGAACACAGGAGATGCTGGACGATAGCGCTCGCGAGCTGAACCCGGCCGCACAAGGTTGGCTCGCCTACCATGGGCGATATACGCGTTCGGCACTCTATCCCCTTGTTCGCTACATCGACCAAACGCGCGCAAGTGATCAGCGTTGAGACCTGCCGAACCGTTGGCTGCCCATTTGCTCCAGGTTTAAATTTCGTACGCCTCTGCCAGAGGGACCAAAATCGATTTTCTCTCTCTGCGGTCAAGCTGTGACTTAACCCCCAATCGATCAGGGGCGCAACGGGAAGTGAAGAAGAACCAAATAGGCTGCCACAACGCGCGCAATCTGGCGCATTCTTGCAATTTGGCACAACGTGCCAGCTTGGGCTAGGTTGGACGCCAAGGCCATCAACCCGGCCCCGCCCTTGGCGGCGTATTCTAACGCGTGCCTCGGCTGAAAAATCGGGAAACCCGACTTATCCAATGGCGACTTCCCTAACGCGGATTGCTCTCTTGCACTTGGCCCCGACTCCGGGCGCTTTGGAGCAAAATCAGCAACTTGTCGAAACCGCGTTGGCGGCTGCGGCCGATGCGGGCGCAGAGTGGGTCATTACGCCAGAACTCGTGACAACTGGATATGAGTTTGCCGAGCACATAGGCACTGACTGGATTGAGAGCCAGCCAGACTTGTGGGTTCAAGGCATAGCCGCGTTGGCGCTGCGACGTCGCCTCACCGTATTCCTGTCTGTTCCGGAGCGCGACGGGGAAAAGCTGTATAACAGTATGATTGCCATCGACCGGAGAGGTCGGATCGCCGGGCGTCACAGGAAGATCAACGCATTGCGTGTGGGTGCGGAGTCCTGGTCCACACCAGGTGAAACCATTTCCCCTGTTAAAATCGACGGATTTGGCCTTGTCGGCATGCTTATATGCGCCGACGCGTTCACGCCAGTCATCGCGGCCTCCCTTGCAGATCAGGAGGCGCGTGCACTGGTTTCGTCCGCCGCCTGGGGACCTGGGCTTCATGGTCCGGATGGAGAATGGGAGGCAGTCAGTCAGGCGACATCGCTGCCCATTTTCGTTTGCAACCGCACCGGCCAAGAACGCCAGATGGACTTCACGATCGCACAAAGCGTCGTGGCTAATCGCGGGAGACGAGTCGTAAGTTTCACGGCGCCTCGAAACGCTATCTTTTTGGTCGATTGGAGCTTCGAGGGAAATCAGCTTGCTCGGTATTCCCAAATAACTCCGCTTCCATAACGCTCAGCGGAATCAGATAGCAAAAACGTGCTTACTTCAAACGGCGGCGCAAAAGCCCGCGGCAAGTGCATCGCACCACTGTCACGCAAATTGGGCAGGTTTCTTCCTTACTGACAAAGTCGCACTATCCATCTGCCCGCCCCGTCGCGCTGATGCGAAAATGCAACGCTTCAGGACTGCTCGAGGCACCCTCCACAAAACGGCTTGACTAAACCGGCTGGCTTCGGCCTTTATAGGCCAGATGGTTCCCTTCGGGGATCAAAAGGGAACTCGGTGCGCGCTGCATAGCGCTATGCCGAGGCTGCCCCCGCAACTGTAAGCGGCGAGCCTTAGAGCCAAAAAGCCACTGGGGAAACCTCCCTGGGAAGGCGGCTTAAGGCGGCGACCCGTGAGCCAGGAGACCTGCCATCAATCGTGGTCACGCGCGAAAGCGTCGGGCGGGGTGCACCGAAGCGGTCAAAACTGTCGCTGAGCGTCAAAACGCAAAGCGACAGGGATAGACCTTTCGCAGTGACGGCCCACGTTGCTGCGAGTCTCGGCTCATGAAATCCCTTCTCCCGACAGCTGCCAAAGACGGCGTTCGCGGCGCCGTGCGGCGCAATTCGCCGCTCCTGTCCTACGTTCTTTCTGCAGCCGTCTCGTCGCCAGCTCTCGCCCAAGAAACGCTCCCGGTCATCGAAATCGGCACGCCGAAGCCGAGCTTCGGCCGCGCCTCCGAGGCGCCCGGAACGGAACGGCCTGTTGCC encodes the following:
- a CDS encoding IS110 family transposase, translated to MEHTRFVGLDIHKERLSIAVAESGRTGAVEYLGEIANDPHAISKLCSRLGLPGKPLIFCYEAGPCGYGVHRQLTSLGHRCDVVAPSLIPVKSGDRVKADRRDATMLARLHRAGELTPVWVPDTDHEAMRDLIRLRSVVRHIVTRARQHLQGFLLRHGRKHGRGTAWRMAYRRWLSTLAFEHPAQQIAFQDYVDAVTDAERRLQRVEEQILSLLPEWNLRAVVDALQAMRGIALINAVVLVAEVGDFTRFSNPRELMAYFGLVPGERSSGETVRRGGITKTGNAHARRALVEGAWAYRMKPRIGRHKVDRIEALPKVVRDIGWKAQVRLCARYRRLTARGKTANVVNVAIAREMVGFIWSIACTIQSAPKPA
- a CDS encoding carbon-nitrogen hydrolase family protein — its product is MATSLTRIALLHLAPTPGALEQNQQLVETALAAAADAGAEWVITPELVTTGYEFAEHIGTDWIESQPDLWVQGIAALALRRRLTVFLSVPERDGEKLYNSMIAIDRRGRIAGRHRKINALRVGAESWSTPGETISPVKIDGFGLVGMLICADAFTPVIAASLADQEARALVSSAAWGPGLHGPDGEWEAVSQATSLPIFVCNRTGQERQMDFTIAQSVVANRGRRVVSFTAPRNAIFLVDWSFEGNQLARYSQITPLP
- a CDS encoding group II intron maturase-specific domain-containing protein; translation: MELIDYMVGVYSAHVKSPAAAEYDVAFLLGAPAVNECFHLKAAPNPSRARSIQTAVIDYLDAPNRAAARETIRWRFRLDDPQSGRCASEIMATCSLSTRPAVNKPSLSPMRSTIHDFQLLKRTQEMLDDSARELNPAAQGWLAYHGRYTRSALYPLVRYIDQTRASDQR
- a CDS encoding histidine decarboxylase, pyruvoyl type, translated to MRCNSTHLARWCAGILQRWKIQTKPALRTIFSIFYAMTIFCELAEARNDSKGTKTFRETSSSALSLSKIVKGAVGPFSIHCDGYGNPGASGLGYVSVVTLHAGQASRELVIPGQKGEGLDGTVAFDRAEASGAYIGQINLIVASSFSGTNGAIWGFDIAKAADIAKGGPGKLFEVTVSDNSIIPVYSLDPLLDAGSRLFGTRDRPRFPLLPGAHVVAAHKEITALGPTNVWCGLAIAIAEDRKINANVIIELCGEFKANTIDETEEQYFHLVRENLAKSVIRVGKNQSVRYSKIFVGVTNESVLEGSVGYAMATVPYVVLAKGAVPSGGPEKLLEINISDWEKTLQSGKHARRN